A stretch of DNA from Ailuropoda melanoleuca isolate Jingjing chromosome X, ASM200744v2, whole genome shotgun sequence:
ATGAAGAgagtgaggttcagagaggtgatgGGACTCTCTCAAGGCCCAGGGCTAAAAAGTAGTCAAGCAGTTCTTTGGatgcagagaagaaaagagaaaaaaaaacccaacaacaaagcAGAAAGGGCAAAGAACCCCTTCTACTCTGCTCTGGTGATCTCAGGCCTCACCACCGCTACCTCAGGCTACCCACATGTGACCCACAAACAAGCTCTACCCCTGCAGAACTTACACTGGACCACGATTTGGAGTCCACCAGATCTGCATATGTATATGTTCTAGGCTTTCCTTTGGCAGCCCTGGGGACTGGGCCCATGGAAGCCCCCACCCCTCGCTGGCCTGAACCTAACCAGCACTCCGGGAGGGACTCCTCCACTTAGAACAAAGAGACTGGCAGCCACTTTCTACTCCCACAGACCCCGATGAGCTCTGAGGCCAGCCACTGTTGGAGCTGGGAGGACTCTGGGCAAGccttgtgcttttctttctccagtgcCCAGGCTGCAAGGGAGGAGTCAATGTGGCAGCCATATCTAATCAGGCGGGGCCCCAAGACACAGAAGCTCCTTCATCTAGGCCTGAGGAGGGGTCAGGccggggctcagggaggggccAGGGCAGACACTGAGCCCATCCAGCCGGGACCAGCCCACATTCCTCAGCGGGCCTGAATGGGGTGGGCATGCTCAACAGGAAGCCAAGCCCTTCACCAGGAGGGGCTCCACCGCCATCTGTGCACACAGACAGCAGTGAGCAAAGGGCCTCGGCCGGCAGAGTCAattgcacagaaaaaaatagcaaacattttgcttcctcctcctctcctatcTTGCTGCACTCCACTTCCAAAGGGAATGTTGGACTCCTGCTAAGTATTTTTCTGCAGACCGGGGCCCAGGCATCCGGAGGCAGCCTTGCTAAATGGCTACAGAGAAGacgatgtgtatgtgtgtgtggtgtgtgtgtggggaatCTTTCCACCCAGGGAGTAGTGGTTTTTCTTCAGGGGTCCTGGGCTCCTGCTGTTCCAGCCCCAAAGAAAGAGCCAGTAGAAACGGTAAAAATCAACAACGACCATCACCTTAAGCTTTTAGAGTGTGTTTTGTTCATCTGTTATTTCATTCGCTCATTCCAAGCACCCTATGAGATAGGCAGTCTTTtgtcccattttataaataagcaaaCCGAGGCAGAGAGGGTAAGTGCCTTGCTCACCACTCACAGTTAATTAGCATGAAAACGTTTCAGATGAAACTCTGACTCCAAACGCCCTGGTCTTTCTGTTAGCCCCTTCTGTGCTGACAAGGGCCTGCCTGGCTTCCCTCAGGAAGAGCCTGCCTTGAGAGGCTTGAATCAGTGTTCCAGTGACATTCCaatttggttttactttttctcccAGATCACCTGCTTGttgaagaaaattccagaaatgccctcaaaacataaagaacattaaaattacCTATCATCCCACCACGGAGCAAACCACTGTCAGCTAAGTGGTGGTAGATTTCCTGATCATCTGTTATGCACATACACAACCTGGAGATCTCTGAGATGATAGTGGACCTGCTCTGGGTGCTGggccaccccccagcccccatccaTGTCCTCATGAGGCAAACGGAACTGGGGTTCCTCTGCTCCCTGTTCCCAGGGGGCATGCGCACACGCCATACTATTTCATACCCTGTGCCTTTGTTCGCTCAGTTCCCTTTGCCTGAGgtctctgccctcctgcctccctccttccctcccttctctctgactgtctctctgtctctctctattgATCACGTATACAcatggtaaaaaaacaaaaaacaaacaaacaagaaacactAACCCATCTAATTCACACAACCTCCAAAGGGACAAAAGGGCACATGGTACAAAGTGAGGCTCCTTCTCACCCCTGACCTCAACTCCTGTTTCTTGTTTATCTTTCCAGAGACGTTCTGTGTACAGGTAAGCACAGATGTGCATGTATCTCTCTTGTGAAACATGCATGGTAACTGTcctcactgttcttttttttttttttttaaagatgcttggggggggcggggagagcacgagtggggggagggggcagagggagaagcaggctccccggaggagcagggagcccgacgcggggctcaatcccaggactttgggatcatgacctggaccaaaggcagacgcttaaccgactgagccacccagcctcccctgtCCTCACCGTTCTATGCCTCCCTCTTATAACTCCTCAGCTTTTGGGTATTCTTATATGGCAATACCTATGGCTCTGCCCCATCTGGGGAAAGGCTGTCTATTGAAGCATCTGATGGCTGTGCTATGATTTATTTAAGCAGGCTGCTGGTGATGGACATGGAAATGCTTTCCAGTCTCTTGCGACTACAAACAATGCAACAATAAATATCCTTGTACGAACAACCTTGTGCTTTTGCTCATGCAGGAGAAATTCTactagtggaattgctgggtcagagggtgaGCGGATTTTAAATGCTAATACATTTCGCTGAAGGGCCCTTCAAACACACCAATTGACACTCTCACCATAGATAATGTTTCAAAGGGCCCATGctaccctccctccttccctttcttcacctGGCTAATGCCTACTCACACCTTCAGAGTGGCCTCATCCAGGATGCCTGGACAAGCCTCCCTTCCCAGCGCAGCCAGCCAGGCCTTTTGCTTACACGTCAACCTGCTTGCCTCCATGCAGCACGTTCCACTGAAGGTTGCCATCCTCTCTTTATAAGTCTGTTTCCcacactagactgtgagctctttgagggAAGAACTAAGTAAGCCTTATTCATCTCTTGCAGGTTCCTGACCAGCACGCCACAGGCGGaaggtcaataaatatttgtcaaactAACCCAGTCAGCTCGGAATCCTCAGCTCCAAGTGCAGAGGGGGTAGGACCGTGTTCGCTGAACGCAAGTATGGTCTGGGCCGAGCAGCGCCTTGGGCTCGGTTCCCGTGGGTCCCTGGATATTTGTCTTTGTGCATTTGGTGCCCAGGCCCTACCTTCCTTCAGGCTGGCTCCCAGGCCCTGCTTTAGCCACAGTCCTCAGACTGTAGGCCGTTACCGCCTTCCGGTCCCCAGTTCCTGTGGAAGAACCTCTCTACAATCGTTATGTCTTGTTTCTCCTCTTCCCATCCAGATGCCTGGTACCCTCTTGCCCGGGTGTCCCCTGGGCCTGCAGGATGCTTCTGGGAAGCTGGTGGCTTGTGCTGCCTGTGACCAGAGCACCTGAGCAGAGTCCAGCTGGAGCCAGCCCGGACTTTACTCAGAGGACTGGATCCCTACCCTCTCCTCACTACACTGGGGCCAGGATGGCTGTGGCCCTCCCCAGCCAAGCAGACATCCTCTGTCTCTTCAGAACGCTCACCACCTTCCCGAACCTCAGTGTCCTTATTGTTCACCTTCCAGGGTTGATGCGAGGATCCAGTGACATCCCTGGATGTGAAGGGGTCTAGGGGGAAATCATATCCAAATGTAAGGGATTAGGAAGCCTCGCTAACGCTCTAGGGTAGGACAGTCTGGAGGGAGTAGGGTAGGAAGCATGCAGGCATCGGCAAAAACCTGCATCGACGTGCCTAGTGGCAAAGTCCCACTGTGCAGACGAGAATGCCAAGTCAGGCTGAAAGCTTGCTCTAGGCCAGGGCTCATCCAAGGCCGGGGCTGGTGACAGATGGACAAACACCCTCTCAGCTCCATGTTTGGCAGAGGTTCAACCCAGGCCAAAGAAGGGTGTGTTGAAGCTGGTGGTTGCCtcatatttctccattttcaacAGGAGCACCACTTTTTAGCCATAGGCCCTGGGCCTAAGAACAGTCTCTGAAACACTGGGGAACTCAgcaggacaaacagaaaatggGACGGAGGGTGGCCGGAGGAGGCGGGGGGGCGGCAGGGCCGGCAGAAGcaggggatgggagtggggcTAAGGCCGGTTCAGAAATGCCTGGTTGGGCCAGGACTCCATGGTTTCTCCTGGGTCATCCGAGCACAACCCCTGCCTCATGCCTACCTGGGGAGAGGAACTCATCCATCCTGTCGGCAAGCGTTGCTGAATACTTCGGAGGCAAGCACCGAGCACCAGGGCTATGGAAATGACTCCGGAATAAGAGCTCCTGACCTCAAGGCCTCACAGAGATGGGACCCAGATAGTGAAAGAGCTAGTTGTGTCAGAAAATACTGTTCTCGGATGCTGGCACGtgaagaggactttttttttttaaagattttatttatttatttgacagagatagagacagccagcgagagagggaacacaagcagggggagtgggagaggaagaagcaggctcatagtggaggagcctgatgtggggctcgatcccataacgccgggatcacgccctgagccgaaggcagacgcccaactgctgtgccacccaggcgcccctgaagaggACTTTTTAAAGGATGGGTAGAACTGACTGGAAAGGGCTGGAAAGGGCATTTCAGGTCAGAGGTCCAGGTACAAATGTAAAAGGATGTAGCTAGAACAGAGGGCTAAGAGAAGGTAGTGCCTTCGAGCCAGGAAAGGCCCCATGACAGTTCAGCTGTAGCATTAGCTAGGGGGACCACCTCAGGAATCTGGGGTGCTGTCTTACAAGATATAAGTCGTTTATACTCCAAATCAGGGGCCACAATGTGGGGCTCTTTATTCCACAGCCAGGAAACAAGTCCAGAAACCAAGAAGTCTAGTGTGGTGGATGGCACCTTTCATGAATATGCCAAATAACTGACTCTCCAAAAGGACTGCTTCGTGTGTAGTGGCCCGAGGCCTGCTGTTCTAGAACCATGGCTCCAGGTGCCAATAATGGGTCCACTGTGTTTTCAACAGAAATGGCCTGACCCTTTGCCATTCCGGGTATTTCATCTGACTAAAAAATGGGCACAAAAGTGGGTTATGGTGGTGGTGGCAAGTGTGCCGCTTGGGATTCTTAGTTAGACACAACAGAAACCAACCCTAGTTAATTTAATCAAAACAGTTTTATTGGAAAGCTATGGGGGAGCTTGGGGAAGAGTCGGGGAGGCTGAAGAATCAGAAACTGGCAGGAAAGGGGGAACTGGGCATCCAGGGACACAGCCACATCCCACACAGGAGCGTTGGGCCCCTAGCACTGGCAGCATGGTCCCACACAGCGGCCACCACCGCTGCCGCCACCACAGTGGTGCAGGAGGAAACACTTCATGACCCGGACTCCTCTGACTTCCTTCCCCTCCAGACCTAAGGTGTTGGGCACGAGCGTCTGATGTGCTTACCTGAGGTCCCAGGCCCAAGCCCAGGCGACTCGGAGCCTGGGGCCCAGGTCTCAGGCCTTGGGGTTGTCCCTCCACAGGAGTGCCTCACCTCCAGCAGGAACCCCTGTGGCAACAGGCTTCTCCAAGACCAGCAGGGGGCTGCAGGCTCCAGAGAAGagtcctccccccaacccctcccacgCAACCCCCGTGGATTTACTAATTGTGTCTCTAAGGGAAATGAGGGCAGCCCCTATGCAAGgtagaggggaggaagagaaccAGGCCCCAACAGTGCCTCTACCGTACCTCCTGGTGTGCTGCTGCCAGTCAGGGCAGAGCCATGGCTAACCTGAGGAAAACCACCACAGGCCCACCCATCCAGAGCCCTCTAAGGTCACAGACTTCTGACTCTCCGGAACAGCGGAGGTGCTGGCTGAAGGCCAAGAGGGGGACACACATGGCTGTGAGGGACGAAGTGACAATAACAGCTTTGACCACTTGCAGAAACAAAGGCCTGCCATGGCTTCCTCCCGTGTTTCTGGACTTGCAGTGAGAGAATCAGCATCATCGCTctctcactttttgtttttaattgggaattgttttgattttacttattttgttaatattcatGAAAATCAGTGCCACCGTAAGAAAATCAAGCAAATTAATGATTGCAGGTGAAAAACATCTAAAGCCCCTTTCCTCGCTCTTTTTCCCCCAACCCCTGTCCCTCCCCAGAGGAAACCACTGCCATCAGTTAGGTATGCAGCCTCCCAGACACTTTGGTGCGTTATGATATATAGTTTGGTTTTGCAAGGTTTTGTTTTACATGAAGACTGTACATACTgctccactatatatatatatatatatatataNAGCTCCATACCACCAAGGATCTAAGTTGGGCTGAAAGACACACACCACTTTGCATCTTGAAAGGTAGCTACTCCCCAAACTGTTCTCCAAGAAGGCTGCTATCCcttgtgtttcttggttttttcCTAGCCCAAACTAGATGTTATCATGTAGAGAAACTATGACTTTCTGATGGACACAGTATGTTTCACTGTTCTGTTAGTTTATATGTCACTGATCGCCCATGAGGTTGAACATTAACCATATCCAGGCTGCTGGAGCTAAAAACAGCTCCCATAAACTGTCGGTAGGAGCATACATTAGTACAATTGCTtgggaaagcagtttggcaataTCTGCTTAGGATGAAGATGCTTAAGCGCAAAGGACCCCCAAATTTCCTTTCCAAGACTAAAGACCCAGGAACTTCAGCTCCGCGTACTCATGCCTAGAGAaactcacacatgtgcacagagagACATCTTTTAAGTATATTCATTGCTGCAAAATACTGGGAAGAACCTACACGCCCACCAATAAGGGGATGGATAAATTGTGATGATTCATACAACTGAATGTCTATTATACAGCAGTTAAAGCGCACGGACTAGAGCTATGTGTATCAAAATGgttaaatctcaaaaacaatgcCGAGTGAAAAAATCAAGTTGCAAAACGATACATACATCCTATCAATTATGTCCACTTAGAAAACATAAACATTCTATATTGGCTatgaatatatacaaacatatacatatatatgtacacatatacatatacatacacacacatatgtctAAAAACACAGACAAGGAGTAAACACACCATTTCCTGGCTAGTGCTTACCTCTGTGGAGGAAGGAAAGTAAATATGACAGGTGAGGAACTTCACTTTTGcctgaaaaattatatttattggagagagaaagagagattggaAGCCAATATGGCCAAATGTTAAAACCTGTTCACTCTGTGTAAGTGGGTATCGATATTTGCCACAGCACTTGTCTggcatatatttttctattctaatCCTTTGTGTCACTGTGTCAAGGTATACAGTCAGCACAGAGATTTGTTTGTTATTTGGGGGGGGTTGCCCATTTCCTCTCAGagtttcttttctaagattttttttaagtgatctctacacccgacatggggttcgaactcacacccctgagatcaagagtcacatgctctaccaactgaaccagacTGGCGCCCCGCTCTGagagtttctatttcttgaaaggGGATTTTTAACTCCCCCCCCCATACTCATTTTGGATTTGTTTCTACCGTTGTTCTTTATTTCCACCACGCTTTCTCattgtctctttccttctcacaCACTGACAGGgtacttactgtgtgacctttgCCCCTAGGGTAGTTTGACAATCACACACTTTAATCCTACTTTTAGAAATCATAACCCTtaattttttgctgttgttggagTCAGCATTTCCAGGGACACTCGAGTTTTCCTACTGTTgggaacataagaaaaaaaaaaacaatccacaAAACCCTATTTTTGATGCAGGTGCAAGGGATCAATTATAAAGTCACTTAGTACCACCATTTCAGACAAAACCAAACAATTTCACTATACCAtataaaaccaaaagaagaacTTTAATAAGCTTTTACGGCACTGCAATTACAGGAACATTAACCCATAACATGCAACAGAAATGATGATGCCTTCTGGACATAGTTAACAGATAAACTTGACGTTACGGTTAACAGCAACATAGTCTACCGAAGAAAACAAATGCAACTTATTTCAACTCTCAGGttagaaaatgtatgtttttactGCAATCTCAAGTAGCGTTTAGAAGGTTTAGTCTTCCTTTTCTAACCTCTAAGATAGACAACGTGATTTTTAATGCAATCGCACACAACCATTTTCACATTGGAAATAATCACAAGGAATCAACAGGTGTAGATTAATCACTGCTTTCATTTCAATTGTTAATTTTGAGAAGGCTCCTGCAGTATTGTGGGTTTCAGATGGGGAAAATCATCTGACCAGGAGTAAAGAGCCCTGATcttagagtgggggagggaacaTGCAGCGGCACACGGGGCAGGTGCCTGACTTTTGAAGCCAGATGGATACACACGGCTTATGGAAATAGTGGTGGCAAGGCAGCTCGGTTGCCACCTCCCCCTTCACATATTCACTACAACAGATGGGGCAACACATTTCCTGCCCCACTGCGCTGTGATCTTCTGTGACCAGGATCTCGGGGAGAGTGTCGATGCTCTCCTTGCTCGCCGGCGGGTTGGCCACCTCCACATCCACAGCCAGAGACTCCAGGTGCGCGAGGGCGGTTTCCATCGCTTGGGCCAGGCGTTCTTCAAGTGCCATGTATGTGAGGAACTGAGGATCCACATAGGAGATGGCTTCGGCCACCCCCAAGCCGTCAGCGAACCCGTCGAAGAGGCTCCAATCCACTTCCAGGTCTTCGCTCACACTGGAGTCGTCTTCAAGGTTGTTGTTTCCATCCAGCATGAACACTCCAGGCTGCAGAAACTCCTGACCCGATTCGTTATCCCCCTCGCTGCTACTCTCATTTTCGTTGTACTGGAGCCAAGGAACTTCACCTTCTCTGGGGGACGCCTGTTCCTCTTCCCGAAGAGACGCTCCTTGGATTTCTTCAAGTTCGctgccaccgccgccgccgccaccaccaccgccaccgccaCTGGCCCCAGCGCTGGGGCTGGCGCCTGCACTGGCGTTCCCTCGAACTTGCTCAGGCTCGGCCTCAGGCTCTTCTTTCCCCGGCAGGGTCTCCCAGCTCTCCGCACTGGACGACAGATTTTGCTCTCGACCGCGATACTTCCGACGCAGAGCAGCAGTCCACTCTTTGTCGCTGTCGGAGTCTTCGTCACAGTATTTGTAGTAGTCGTCGCTGTACATCCAGAAGTCGGGGTCGGCCATGGTTCGTCGGCGTCTTGGCACCTTCTCCGGCTTCACTTGGTCCTTCCTGGCCTCCCTCTTGTCTTCGGAGTACTTCGGCTCAGAGTAGCCACTTGAAGTCTCGCCTCTGGCTCTTCTTGCGAGGCCATCGGAGCGGCCTTCAGCAGTGCTGGCGGCATCCCTCCACCTGGAAGTACTATGTggcatatcatcatcatcatcagtatcaaaaaatattttcggTTTCACGCAGTTGGGGCTCGCCAGGTTTCTGATTTTGGGCCTCACCACGGGCTCCTCGGCACTCTTTGGGGTGTTTTCCCCACCACCACACATACTCACAGGAGCCCTGCTGGGACGTGCAGGTAAATTCTGCGCCCGCCTCTGCCTCTCCAGGCTGTTGCCAGGGGTAGCCACCTTGCCTTCGGCAGATGTCTGAGAGGCCATGCTATTTTGCTGCAGGAACTCGGCTCTGCTAGCAGAGCGTCTTGCCGCAGGGGCTGGGTCTAACTTGTCAAGCTCCTCTCTCACATCACGCTTAAAGCTAGAGAACTGGGGGGGCACCCCAGCCAAAGACCTTGCCCCTTTCTCTGTGTCATACGGCTTATCATCTTTAAACTTGCCAGTTTTCCCTCTAACTGGCGCTCGCTCAAcaggcccagccccctcctcctcgCTATCATCTGCCCCGAAAGAGTCAACATGTCCATAAGCCATTCCTCTTCTGCTACCCGAAGCCCTGTACTCTCTTGGTGGGTACCTGGAGTAGTCCTCATTATCAACACTCAGGCTGGCTCCAGAGCTCGCACTGTCTTCCCAACTACGACGAGTGGTGGAAAAGGGTGACCGGCTCCTCTTGGTGGTTTGACTGGGGGCTGATCTGTGCATTGGGACTTCGGGTGCCGTCTTTCTCTGGCTGGAAATCCTTTCCTGCTGGCTCGTGGATGGCCTGAAACTGACATAAGCATGCCTTCTTCCATACCTCCTGCCTGTATTGGACTGATACCCTCCTGCTGGCTTGGGCCACACAGGCTTGCTAGATTCCTGACCCATGGCTCTGACTTAGGAGGGTTTCCAATACAGCTGGGGCTCGAGTGGAAAGGTTCCTGCTCCCTGCACAAGCTTTGGAGATGGGGACGTCAAATCAGTTCGGAATAAAAGAGCAGGGAGATCTATTTCCACTTCAGCAGGCAGGTAACAGAAAGAATAAGGGGCCTTTACAATTAGTTTCACTTTCTTCTAAGGCCTGAAGTAGCATTCCAGTGACTGTCAGGTGTAGACCTGGAACACATTTTTAATGTTGGCAAAATGATTACAAAACTGGGTTGATAGGAAAGCCAGACTTAGGGGAGAATCTGACAGAAGATGACTGGATGCTGGGAAGGTGGGTGAAGTACTGGGGAATTATGCCAACATGGAAGAGGAAAGACTGCTGTGGTTATTTTATGGGGTGTCTGCGTCTTTTCTGAGTCCTGCAGACAgacagaagaaatgcaaattggaATAGGGTGGAAAATATAGATCACCACGTGTTCATGAGTGCCTACGTGTCTgtcaggaggagaggggcaggtggAAGGGGGGGACCAGCCATCATGCCGTGAAGAGAAGTCTGTGTTtgtagggggagggggcaggtgtaTTGGGAAGAGGCGTCAGTATCAGAACGAGACCCATTCTGGATGTGGCTAGGAAAATGACAGGTGCAGGGGGGGGgtggcttcagaggagaggggtgtGTGTAAGCATGACagaaagagaatgtgtgtgcGTGGTTGTATGTGCAGCGGCTGTAACTCTGTGGAGGGACGCCTGTGTACATGTCTGTGGCCGACAAGAAAGGGTTTGGTGGCACTGGACGGGGTGGCCACGGTCTGCGTGCGTGTGTTCAGCAAAATGGGAGGCAACAATGGAGACATGTCAGTGTGAGCAAATGCATCCGTGAGAGGGACAGCACAGGAGAGGGACGCGTGGGTGACCGGTGGGTGGACCAGGGGTCAGCAATCCAAGAAATACATGAATTCACGAAGGTGGCTAGCAAGGAGGGGAG
This window harbors:
- the PJA1 gene encoding E3 ubiquitin-protein ligase Praja-1 isoform X1, whose amino-acid sequence is MGQESSKPVWPKPAGGYQSNTGRRYGRRHAYVSFRPSTSQQERISSQRKTAPEVPMHRSAPSQTTKRSRSPFSTTRRSWEDSASSGASLSVDNEDYSRYPPREYRASGSRRGMAYGHVDSFGADDSEEEGAGPVERAPVRGKTGKFKDDKPYDTEKGARSLAGVPPQFSSFKRDVREELDKLDPAPAARRSASRAEFLQQNSMASQTSAEGKVATPGNSLERQRRAQNLPARPSRAPVSMCGGGENTPKSAEEPVVRPKIRNLASPNCVKPKIFFDTDDDDDMPHSTSRWRDAASTAEGRSDGLARRARGETSSGYSEPKYSEDKREARKDQVKPEKVPRRRRTMADPDFWMYSDDYYKYCDEDSDSDKEWTAALRRKYRGREQNLSSSAESWETLPGKEEPEAEPEQVRGNASAGASPSAGASGGGGGGGGGGGGSELEEIQGASLREEEQASPREGEVPWLQYNENESSSEGDNESGQEFLQPGVFMLDGNNNLEDDSSVSEDLEVDWSLFDGFADGLGVAEAISYVDPQFLTYMALEERLAQAMETALAHLESLAVDVEVANPPASKESIDTLPEILVTEDHSAVGQEMCCPICCSEYVKGEVATELPCHHYFHKPCVSIWLQKSGTCPVCRCMFPPPL
- the PJA1 gene encoding E3 ubiquitin-protein ligase Praja-1 isoform X3; the protein is MGQESSKPVWPKPAGGYQSNTGRRYGRRHAYVSFRPSTSQQERISSQRKTAPEVPMHRSAPSQTTKRSRSPFSTTRRSWEDSASSGASLSVDNEDYSSTSRWRDAASTAEGRSDGLARRARGETSSGYSEPKYSEDKREARKDQVKPEKVPRRRRTMADPDFWMYSDDYYKYCDEDSDSDKEWTAALRRKYRGREQNLSSSAESWETLPGKEEPEAEPEQVRGNASAGASPSAGASGGGGGGGGGGGGSELEEIQGASLREEEQASPREGEVPWLQYNENESSSEGDNESGQEFLQPGVFMLDGNNNLEDDSSVSEDLEVDWSLFDGFADGLGVAEAISYVDPQFLTYMALEERLAQAMETALAHLESLAVDVEVANPPASKESIDTLPEILVTEDHSAVGQEMCCPICCSEYVKGEVATELPCHHYFHKPCVSIWLQKSGTCPVCRCMFPPPL
- the PJA1 gene encoding E3 ubiquitin-protein ligase Praja-1 isoform X2 gives rise to the protein MHRSAPSQTTKRSRSPFSTTRRSWEDSASSGASLSVDNEDYSRYPPREYRASGSRRGMAYGHVDSFGADDSEEEGAGPVERAPVRGKTGKFKDDKPYDTEKGARSLAGVPPQFSSFKRDVREELDKLDPAPAARRSASRAEFLQQNSMASQTSAEGKVATPGNSLERQRRAQNLPARPSRAPVSMCGGGENTPKSAEEPVVRPKIRNLASPNCVKPKIFFDTDDDDDMPHSTSRWRDAASTAEGRSDGLARRARGETSSGYSEPKYSEDKREARKDQVKPEKVPRRRRTMADPDFWMYSDDYYKYCDEDSDSDKEWTAALRRKYRGREQNLSSSAESWETLPGKEEPEAEPEQVRGNASAGASPSAGASGGGGGGGGGGGGSELEEIQGASLREEEQASPREGEVPWLQYNENESSSEGDNESGQEFLQPGVFMLDGNNNLEDDSSVSEDLEVDWSLFDGFADGLGVAEAISYVDPQFLTYMALEERLAQAMETALAHLESLAVDVEVANPPASKESIDTLPEILVTEDHSAVGQEMCCPICCSEYVKGEVATELPCHHYFHKPCVSIWLQKSGTCPVCRCMFPPPL